A window of Apium graveolens cultivar Ventura chromosome 8, ASM990537v1, whole genome shotgun sequence contains these coding sequences:
- the LOC141680098 gene encoding uncharacterized protein LOC141680098 encodes MSSQKVSSIKVPQFDKPRYNLWKKKMLLYIRASSPEYMRVLREGRHVPMKDHLELPNMKISCPEAEWSARDKKLIALDEGLRLILVDSMDDDMSHQIMVCDSAKHIWETIQLLMEGTEDVRQNRLYILTSQYEAFKSLPGESITQVFERLNKLLNKLSIHGKTYPKREVNRKFILVLPHHLENKASFVRERVDFETMTLEKLYGKQKTHKMEHEQMKIIYGGGTVDRKNV; translated from the coding sequence ATGAGTTCTCAGAAAGTTAGTAGTATCAAGGTTCCTCAGTTTGATAAACCGAGATATaatctatggaaaaagaaaatgctaTTGTATATTCGGGCATCGAGTCCAGAGTATATGAGAGTATTGAGAGAAGGAAGACATGTGCCGATGAAGGATCATCTGGAGTTGCCTAATATGAAAATATCATGTCCTGAAGCAGAATGGAGTGCTCGTGACAAAAAACTGATAGCTCTCGATGAAGGCCTGCGGCTTATTTTggtggattcgatggatgatgatatgaGTCACCAAATTATGGTCTGTGATAGTGCCAAGCACATCTGGGAGACCATACAACTGCTTATGGAGGGAACTGAGGATGTCAGGCAGAATCGATTATATATCTTGACTTCACAATATGAGGCCTTTAAGTCCTTGCCTGGAGAAAGTATTACTCAAGTCTTTGAAAGATTGAACAAGTTGTTAAACAAATTGAGTATTCATGGCAAGACTTATCCTAAGAGAGAAGTCAACAGGAAGTTTATATTAGTCCTACCTCATCACTTAGAGAATAAGGCTTCATTTGTTCGTGAGCGTGTTGACTTTGAAACCATGACACTTGAGAAATTGTATGGTAAACAGAAGACTCATAAAATGGAGCATGAACAAATGAAGATCATCTATGGTGGTGGTACAGTTGATAGAAAGAATGTTTAA